The Helianthus annuus cultivar XRQ/B chromosome 15, HanXRQr2.0-SUNRISE, whole genome shotgun sequence genomic sequence tgtggagaacttgtttgtgtcgggttcttctgctagttactcgatcaacggactgatcggtaacgttactctacttgtgctccgatttaagcggcgtgttccgatcaacgttgttaaaggtgatgaagagtttagaaaccctagaatgatggtgtttttactggaaaaaacgtgatacttgaaaaaacatccttatatacggcccgtatacagttatacggcccgtatacatttggtaacatcaaaaacctcacaaaataaatccattgagccgtatacgttttacaaatcgtataaacatgtatacggctagtataactatatacgggccgtatatagtaaaatcaaaaaaacattctctgcgcaTTTTCCTATTAAAAAatattctatacgggccgtataattgtatacggcccgtatagactaagggatgtgaaaataagatatagggGGTGTGGGAAAAAGggaggaaaaaaaaaagaataaaaaatccTTATCAAGAGCTGCATTGGTGAGTTTCGAACCCATGTGGCAAACTTTTAATGGTAAAGGTATTGTTTATGCTTTCCAAATTGTTATATTAActtacttttaaccaaatttaGTTCCCTTTAATGTTCTAAATGATTAAACAAATCTAAAACCGTTTAAAAAGACATCTTTGTCTTATGAATTGCTTAGGGAAGCAGGCTAGAAATATCTGATTTTGATTGTTTCTTTGCCTATAGTTTCCAACAGTGACCAAGTCGTGTGTTGATACTTGCACGGCAAGATCTCTTCCTATATATTAGAGCATCATAACAAAATTATTCAAAATCTAGTTGGTCCCAAATATGTCTTCTTATGCACCTTTAAACCTAATCTTTGTTTTCTTAGTATCATTCATTTTAACGAACAGTTCGACCTCGATAGCCTTGCATCAAACCACAAACATAGGAGTGATCATCGACGAAGGTTCAAGAGCAGGGAAAGAACAAAAAGCCGCCATTGAAATCGCGGTTCAAAAGCTCAATTCAGGTCCAAGAAACCACAAGTTGGCTATTCATTTCAAGAACTCTAAAGGAGACCCTCTTGAAGCTGCTTCTTCAGGTtctaaatataatataataattatatttaaacaGCATCAATATGATTCTTGTTTAATATAACTTTTAGTGTTACATAGAGACAACATGTTTAACTTGATCAAATTGGTTTTCGGCTACGAGTCATGAATTTTCTCGAAACAAGTGCATGTACCTTATAAAATTGTTACATGATTGACTAAATGTGACCGTCCCTCTTAAATTTTAtccgccccccccccccaaaaaaaaaaacatttttttgtttGTCTTTTAGTGTAAAAGAGGCCGGTTCTTGTACAGAATCTCTCCTATATGCATGCGATTCAGTATCAACATGAGAATTTGGTTTATAACATGCGACTTTCATCTTTTTATATACATGCGAtttgtagttttttttatatacatgcgatttgtatatttttttaacataCGATTTGTAGTTTTTTTATGTACATGCGAATTTCATTTTTCCtataacatgcgattttcattttCTTGTAACATAACGTGCCATTTTGCCATCGTGTACGCAGCATACATTAAGGTATATTGTACGATACACTTTTTCTAGTGTAATAAGCGAGGAATATTATTGAATACGACAAGTTGAAGGAGGGGTGCAAAAGTCAAAAGAGAGGGGGTGGGGTGCATTTAGCACAACACATTTCTTTACGATTAAACTCATGATCATTTTATTTCTTGATTTGCACAATTGAAGCCTTGTAAATTTGTATGCTGCAGCGTGCGACTtgatcgacaaacaaaacgtacATGTAATAGTCGGGGCGGATACATGGGAGGAAACCGCAGTAGTAGCAAAAATAGGACAACGAGCTAAAATCCCCGTTATTTCTTTGAGTTCTGATACTTTACAACCTCTATCGCGCCTTCAATGGCCTTTCTTGGTACATATGTCCAATCTAGACATGTCGGATGAAATAAAGTGCATCGCGTCTATCGTGCAAGCATATAACTGGAAACGAGTCATCGTGGTTTACGAAGACAATATGTATGGTGGTGAATACCGGGCTGTTTCATTATTATCCGAGGAACTTCAAAAGATTGGTTCTTTTATTGAACAAAGTGTGGTTGTTCCTCATTACActtcatcatttgatccaaagGAGACCATTCTTGACAACCTAGTGGATGTCCTTAAAACAAAGCAATCAAGGGTTTTTATCGTGTTGAAATCATCTTTACCCACGGCTACTCGGGTGTTTGAAGAAGCTAATAAACTAGGACTAATGGGGCGAGACTCGGTTTGGATACTAGGAAATAGTTTTTCTAGTTTTCTTGATTCTTTAGATCCGTCGGTTTTTAAGTTTATGCAAGGTGCTCTAGGCATGAAGACGTACTACTCTGACAAAAGCACGCAATTTCTAGACTTCAAGTCTAACTTCAAGACGGTTTTTAGATCAAACTATCCGAAGGAAGAAAAATTTGAGCCTGGGATATACGCTATACGTGCATATGATAGCATAGAAACTATCTCACTAGCTTTAGATAATTTAGGAAATTTAAATGACACTGAAAAGTTGATGGATACAATTATTGCATTCAACAACTTCTCCCATTTGACCGGTACGATAGCTTTTCAGAACGAAAAGCTATCAGAGTtgtttcaacttgtgaatatcatTGGAAAAAGTTATAAAGATCTAGGGTTTTGGTCACCCGGGTCTGGTTTTTCAAACAGTCTTAGACTCGGAGGTGAACAAAGCGTAAGACAATTAGCCGTAAACTGGCCGGGAGATCTAATAAACCGAATTCCAAAAGGATGGGCAATGCCTAGCAATGCTAAGAAAATGAAGATCGGGGTTCCGGATGCCACGTCATTCGATAGGTTCGTGAAAGTGGAATTGATCGAGAGTACAAACGAGACCAAATATACGGGTTTTTGCATCGACGTTTTTGAGTCTGTAGTCAAGGTTTTGGAGGAGAAATACTACTACACGTTACCTTATGAGTTTGTAAACCATTCCGGCTCCTATGACGATATGGTTGATCAAGTATATTATAAGGTACTCGTTAACGTACTTCCTTAAACATTTAAACCTATTGATTTCTATCTTTTTTAACTGATTTTCGTTAGTAACTCATTTGAAGGATTCGTTGTGATTTAAAAAAAGTTGGATAGAGATTCATTTAATCATGACTTTTGGTATAGACTTTTCGTTATAAATTGTTTTGACCTTTGACCTTTGATTTTTCATTTAACTTGCCTGATAATTTTGATGGTCCACATGAAAAGTATTTGTCACGTTACTAACATAATTATCTCGgacctttatttatttattatctatcatttattattaatttatttatatatttttttaataacttgaaaaaaaaaaaaaacatctcgtatcttaatttttttttattacgaAGGATTAAATGAGAACTTATAAATACTATATGCTAACATGATAATAATTTGATGGAGTTACTTTATAAGTAATATAGCTAGcttgaaaaaaaaacaaagaatgGTCACAAAATCTCTTCAAAATATATTAGTGAAAAACCTTTTTGCGACCGAAATATTTAGCAAACCAGTCGCAATAACCTTAGTGACAGTTTTGTTACTACTTTTTGCAATAGTAAATATttgtaaacaaacaaacaaacatacccaGTAAAATTTCACTGTTGTACTGATGTTCTTTTCCGTTTTATGCATGCTTCTTTGGTGAAAAGAACTATGATGCCGCGGTTGGTGACGTTACGATATTGCATAATCGTTCGCGGTATGTGGAGTTCACGCAACCGTTTATCGAGTCGGGGCTGTCGATGGTGGTGCCAGTGAAATCGGATACACAACAAGCATGGAAGTTTATGAAACCATTCACGGTTGAGATGTGGCTAGCCACATTAAGCATATTGTTGTACACAATGTTTGTGGTGTGGTTCATGGAGCATCAAGTGAACCGAGAGTTTAGAGGTCCATGGAAGGATCAGCTTGGAACCGCATTGTGGTTCACCTTCTCTTCCCTTTTCTTCTCACATAGTAAGTAACCGGTTGACTTTTCCAAAACTCGTACACAGGTCGAGCCTATGTAAGCAAGTGGTGTAAATGAGTCGGGCCCGTTTAAACTAGATTTGGCCCATTTAACATAATAGAGCCCGAGCTCAACTCGTTTTGAGTATTGAGTGTTCAATGGATTGATTTTTGGATTATTCAATTTCAGGTTCATTCGAATAACCTGAATAAtaagaaaaaaataaagaaaattaattttaaaaataaCTAATTTAAAGAAAGTTATTTgtatctttttataaaaatttatataatttgAACTCGAATTTGAATACATAAGTTGAATTCGTTCGGTAATCACAGATTCGAATTTGGATAAGGACAGATTCGAATATTCATTACCCAAATACGAATTCATTATACAAATCATGCTAAGTTGAAATTTGGGTTTTTGAGTTGGATTCGAATAATAAACACTCCCAGTTTTGAGCTTTATATTCAAAGTTTGAGCCCAACTCGTAATAAAGTTTTCAAGCTCGGTTTGGGCTAGACCGGTTTGTTATTTagtaattatttatatattatatctaaataaatatttattatttttatcatACTTATTACTATAATTTTACATTATAAATTAATtgtattataattatatataaaataatacaaTATATACTTTGTGTATCAAATAAAAAATGTTATATATATTAAGTCAGTAGGCTCGTTTAGACTCGTGAGCCTAGCCAGATTGGCACATGAAGCTCGTGCTCATTTATTAAACAAGCTTCAAATTAGGCTTGATTCCGAGCTCTTAGCTAGGCAGTTTTGAGTGACTTGACTCGTTTACACCTTTTATCTGAATTGATAAACCGTTGACGTGGAATTATGAATGCAGGAGAGAAGATACAAAGCAACCACAGTAAAGTCGTGGTGATGACATGGCTCTTTGTGGTGTTCATCTTAACCTCGTGCTACACGGCTAGCCTCACATCAATCCTCACAGTTCGTATGTTAGAGCCAACGGTAAGAGATATAGATTGGCTAAGGAAAACCAACGCACCCGTGGGATGTGACCCTGATTCGTTTGTGGGCGACTACTTAACCAATGTTCTAAAACTGAAAAATATCAAAAACGTATCACGCCAAGACGAATATCCAGATAACTTTAAGAATGGAAATATAAGTGCCGCTTTTCTCGAGCTTCCTTATCAAAAGTACTTCCTTAACGAGTATTGTAACGAGTACACCGCCGTCGGCCCTTCATACAAATTCGGAGGCTTAGGCTTTGTAAGTATACGATATCATTCTCTTTCTTCTTATAGTATTACATGTGTTAAAACAGGTTGATTGGACGTGTTTGGTAACAGGTCAACACGGATACATATTTACAGCGGATTGGGTCAAGTTGAACTTAcctacaaacaatattttttgtcttttataaaattttaccTATAAATAGTTTAGttaagtatatataattataaaagaATATTGTTACAATATAATCTTGGTATACAGGAATACCATGTGGTATGTATTAAAAATGCATTTTTGCTGCATTTTACATTAACATTTGACCCGTTACCTTTTAACTATATTGCTTCTCATCAATTTGAGATTGGGAATACTATGTTGTACCTAAAAGCTTTTTTATTGAATGTTTGTAGATTTTCCCAAAAGATTCTCCTATAACCGACGATGTCTCGGGAGCCATTTTATCCCTCATGGAAGACGGCAAGATTCGCGAGATAGAAAACGAATGGCTTGACGCCCCTCAAACTTGCTCGAGTTCCAATCCCGGGTTGGAAACAGAAAGACTTACACTCGCTAGCTTTTGGGGAATATTTCTCATCTCGGCACTCGCTTCAACGCTAAGTTTACTAATTTTCCTTTATCGGCTGCTCCATAACCAAATCGAGCAACGGATTATTAGCTTACATGGTCCTCGTTGGAATAACGAGAGCCGTTGGAGAAAAGCAGTCAGAATTGTTCAAATCGTGCTTAGCTTGAACCGTAACCAAATCCAACCAAGAGAATCGACGAACGAATGGGCTCAGCAGACTCCGCATAGATGGGAATCGGTGAGTCCCACAGAGGTCCCTGAGCATTTGGAAATTGGCAGGCCTACTCAACTCGAAATTCCCATGAGAAAAATGGATCAAAATTAGTTTTGTAAAAATACCTTTCTAGTTTgtatatagtaatagtacataCTTTTATAAAGTTTTATATGTCTGTATACTAGCCACTTCCAAAAAAAAATGGGCACAAAACCATACACATTAAACTACAGGGCTCAGACCATAGATCCAATAACAATTTCTGACGGTACGTATACAACGGAAATACAAAATCTGAAACTCAAAAATTAAGACATCAAAAATGTCGAATTCAGGTGTGTAAATCTAGATTAGCTTCCGCATTTTGGAGTTCAGGTGTGTAAAGTCCCCTATAGCATCCAATGCAGCCCGACTAGCAATCGATCTTATCCAACATTTGGAAGTAGAAGTTAACGATAATAGCCTCTTCCCCGACCCTGCCTACCCCGACCCCTGCCTTGACCTCCTCCTCCCCTTGAACCACCTCTCCCGCCATATGATAGGCCTTCAAAAGCCCTGTCGACAAGCTGATTGCTGCCTCCACGGCCCCTTTTGTGTGGTTGGTTGCTCGGACCCTTTATGGCATTGGCAGGTCGTTTTGCCCTGAGGAATTAAAAAAATGtgtaaatttttgttaaaaaaagagGATCGTTTGAAACGATGGTCTACTGAAAAACGACGTAAGTGGCTAGAAGTCGTAAGTTTGACCTCTTTACTTATAAATGGGTCAACTTGGTTTATGTTTGATCTCTAACAGATAATATGGGCATGATATAAAAAAATAGCTAAAAAGAAAACATATCAAAAGTGGCTAAAAGTGTTGTAATGCATACAAACTCCTAAAAAGCTTTACTCCAAAAAATTGAATTTAATTGTAGTAATAAAGTTTTTGAAATCATACATAAAACACTAGCTAATTATAATCATAATTGCTAATAGCGAATAGCGGCAaatagcaataaggtacctatatgcaacatgctacatagcgaatagcgataaatagcgggcgctattttataaataacgatacactagaaaaaaaattaaaaaaaaatatatgtatattatatcaaattaccctggtatgctattttacatgtatatttaacaaaaacctaaaatccagctattttatagctatatttaatcgctatttatatttttaaaaataaaaataaaataaaataaaaaactaaaatccCACCATTTATGGCTACATAGCCTATAGGCTATAGCGACCTTCAACCTATACGCTAAACTATTTGCTATAGTGACGATAGCGAcagctattgacaactatgattATAATAAAAAGCAATAGAAACATCAGTTCGACCTATATGACTCGTTTCCTTTTTGATTAAATTTCCTAAATTTACCCATTTGACCAAAAGAGATGAAAATAACCAAAATCAACCAATTTAATAGGGTGTAATTGCCACCTTTAATTTGACTAAAACTATTAGCAAAGTGATGTTTCCATTGCCACatgaaggaaaaaaaaaaaaaacaaggccAGGAAACGTTATGCTCCGACGAGTG encodes the following:
- the LOC110911766 gene encoding glutamate receptor 2.7 translates to MSSYAPLNLIFVFLVSFILTNSSTSIALHQTTNIGVIIDEGSRAGKEQKAAIEIAVQKLNSGPRNHKLAIHFKNSKGDPLEAASSACDLIDKQNVHVIVGADTWEETAVVAKIGQRAKIPVISLSSDTLQPLSRLQWPFLVHMSNLDMSDEIKCIASIVQAYNWKRVIVVYEDNMYGGEYRAVSLLSEELQKIGSFIEQSVVVPHYTSSFDPKETILDNLVDVLKTKQSRVFIVLKSSLPTATRVFEEANKLGLMGRDSVWILGNSFSSFLDSLDPSVFKFMQGALGMKTYYSDKSTQFLDFKSNFKTVFRSNYPKEEKFEPGIYAIRAYDSIETISLALDNLGNLNDTEKLMDTIIAFNNFSHLTGTIAFQNEKLSELFQLVNIIGKSYKDLGFWSPGSGFSNSLRLGGEQSVRQLAVNWPGDLINRIPKGWAMPSNAKKMKIGVPDATSFDRFVKVELIESTNETKYTGFCIDVFESVVKVLEEKYYYTLPYEFVNHSGSYDDMVDQVYYKNYDAAVGDVTILHNRSRYVEFTQPFIESGLSMVVPVKSDTQQAWKFMKPFTVEMWLATLSILLYTMFVVWFMEHQVNREFRGPWKDQLGTALWFTFSSLFFSHREKIQSNHSKVVVMTWLFVVFILTSCYTASLTSILTVRMLEPTVRDIDWLRKTNAPVGCDPDSFVGDYLTNVLKLKNIKNVSRQDEYPDNFKNGNISAAFLELPYQKYFLNEYCNEYTAVGPSYKFGGLGFIFPKDSPITDDVSGAILSLMEDGKIREIENEWLDAPQTCSSSNPGLETERLTLASFWGIFLISALASTLSLLIFLYRLLHNQIEQRIISLHGPRWNNESRWRKAVRIVQIVLSLNRNQIQPRESTNEWAQQTPHRWESVSPTEVPEHLEIGRPTQLEIPMRKMDQN